One Streptomyces fagopyri DNA window includes the following coding sequences:
- a CDS encoding FadR/GntR family transcriptional regulator, with protein MSTPGRGLHGQVLDSLGPAITAGEYPPGSVLRTDELAQRFEVSRSVMREAVRVLESMHLVESRRRVGVTVRPKAEWNVYDPQVIRWRLAGADRPHQLRSLTVLRSALEPVAAGLAARHATAGQCAELTECALGMVATSRGHQLEAYLVHDVAFHRVILNASGNEMFARLGDVVAEVLAGRTHHEIMFEDPDPAAVTLHVRVAEAVREGDAVRAEQLTREITVGALQELDILAP; from the coding sequence ATGAGCACACCGGGCCGGGGGCTGCACGGACAGGTACTGGACAGCCTCGGACCGGCCATCACGGCGGGCGAGTACCCCCCGGGGAGCGTGCTGCGCACGGACGAGCTGGCCCAGCGCTTCGAGGTGTCACGGTCCGTGATGCGCGAGGCGGTCAGGGTGCTGGAGTCCATGCACCTGGTGGAGTCCCGCCGCCGGGTCGGTGTGACCGTCCGTCCCAAGGCCGAGTGGAACGTCTACGATCCGCAGGTCATCCGGTGGCGGCTGGCCGGCGCCGACCGTCCCCACCAGCTGCGGTCGCTCACGGTGCTGCGCTCCGCCCTCGAACCCGTCGCCGCGGGACTCGCCGCCCGGCACGCCACGGCAGGGCAGTGCGCCGAACTCACCGAGTGCGCCCTCGGCATGGTCGCCACCTCACGCGGCCATCAGCTGGAGGCGTACCTCGTCCACGACGTCGCCTTCCACCGGGTGATCCTCAACGCGTCGGGCAACGAGATGTTCGCGCGTCTCGGCGACGTCGTCGCCGAGGTGCTGGCGGGCCGTACCCACCACGAGATCATGTTCGAGGACCCCGACCCCGCCGCCGTCACCCTGCACGTCCGGGTCGCGGAGGCGGTCCGCGAGGGCGACGCCGTCCGCGCCGAGCAGCTCACCCGCGAGATCACGGTCGGCGCCCTCCAGGAACTCGACATCCTGGCGCCGTGA
- a CDS encoding M20/M25/M40 family metallo-hydrolase, with protein MSESNTTRSVSGEDEVVDLCRELIRIDTSNYGDHSGPGERKAAEYVAEKLAEVGLEPQIFESHQGRASTVARIEGEDPSRPALLIHGHTDVVPANAADWTHHPFSGEIADGMVWGRGAVDMKDMDAMTLAVVRDRLRTGRKPPRDIVLAFLADEEAGGTWGARHLVDKHPDLFEGVTEAIGEVGGFSFTVNEKLRLYLVETAQKGMHWMKLTVDGTAGHGSMIHRDNAITELSEAVGRLGRHKFPVRVTKTLRHFLDELGDALGTELDPENMDETLARLGGIAKLIGASLQNTANPTQLGAGYKVNVIPGQATAHVDGRYLPGYEDEFLADLDRILGPRVRREDVHADKALETTFDGALVDAMQTALSAEDPIARAVPYMLSAGTDAKSFADLGIRCFGFAPLKLPPELDFAGMFHGVDERVPVDALQFGVRVLDRFIEAS; from the coding sequence GTGAGCGAGTCGAACACGACCAGGAGCGTCTCCGGCGAGGACGAGGTCGTGGACCTCTGTCGCGAGCTGATCCGGATCGACACCAGCAACTACGGCGACCACTCCGGGCCGGGTGAGCGCAAGGCGGCGGAGTACGTGGCCGAGAAGCTCGCCGAGGTCGGGCTCGAACCGCAGATCTTCGAGTCCCACCAGGGCCGCGCCTCGACGGTGGCCCGCATCGAGGGCGAGGACCCCTCGCGCCCCGCGCTGCTCATCCACGGGCACACGGACGTCGTTCCGGCCAACGCGGCGGACTGGACCCACCACCCGTTCTCCGGCGAGATCGCGGACGGGATGGTCTGGGGCCGCGGCGCGGTCGACATGAAGGACATGGACGCCATGACGCTGGCGGTCGTACGGGACCGGCTGCGCACCGGGCGCAAGCCGCCCCGTGACATCGTCCTCGCCTTCCTGGCCGACGAGGAGGCCGGCGGCACCTGGGGCGCCCGGCACCTGGTCGACAAGCACCCGGACCTCTTCGAGGGCGTCACGGAGGCGATCGGCGAGGTCGGCGGGTTCTCCTTCACGGTCAACGAGAAGCTGCGGCTGTATCTCGTCGAGACCGCGCAGAAGGGCATGCACTGGATGAAGCTGACCGTGGACGGCACCGCGGGGCACGGTTCGATGATCCACCGGGACAACGCCATCACCGAGCTGTCCGAGGCGGTCGGCCGGCTGGGGCGGCACAAGTTCCCGGTCCGGGTGACCAAGACCCTGCGGCACTTCCTCGACGAGCTCGGCGACGCGCTCGGCACCGAGCTCGACCCGGAGAACATGGACGAGACGCTGGCCAGGCTCGGCGGCATCGCCAAGCTCATCGGCGCCTCTCTGCAGAACACCGCCAATCCGACGCAGCTGGGCGCCGGTTACAAGGTCAACGTGATTCCGGGACAGGCGACCGCCCACGTCGACGGGCGTTATCTCCCGGGGTACGAGGACGAGTTCCTCGCCGACCTGGACCGGATCCTCGGCCCGCGGGTCCGGCGCGAGGACGTGCACGCGGACAAGGCCCTGGAGACCACCTTCGACGGGGCGCTGGTCGACGCCATGCAGACCGCGCTGTCCGCCGAGGACCCGATCGCCCGCGCCGTCCCGTACATGCTCTCGGCCGGCACCGACGCGAAGTCCTTCGCCGACCTCGGCATCCGCTGCTTCGGCTTCGCCCCGCTGAAACTGCCGCCGGAGCTGGACTTCGCGGGCATGTTCCACGGGGTCGACGAGCGGGTACCGGTGGACGCGCTGCAGTTCGGTGTGCGCGTGCTCGACCGGTTCATCGAGGCGTCCTGA
- the chpH gene encoding chaplin ChpH codes for MIKKVVAAAAATGGLVLAGAGLAVADSGAQGAAVHSPGVVSGNVIQVPVHIPVNVCGNTVSVIGLLNPAFGNTCINH; via the coding sequence ATGATCAAGAAGGTCGTCGCTGCTGCGGCTGCCACTGGTGGTCTGGTTCTCGCGGGTGCGGGCCTGGCCGTCGCCGACTCGGGTGCTCAGGGTGCCGCCGTGCACTCTCCGGGCGTCGTTTCCGGCAACGTCATTCAGGTGCCTGTTCACATCCCGGTGAACGTTTGCGGCAACACGGTCTCCGTGATCGGGCTGCTGAACCCCGCCTTCGGCAACACCTGCATCAACCACTGA
- a CDS encoding YchJ family protein: protein MTSRTCPCGLPEPYAKCCGRFHRGEAAAPTAEALMRSRYSAFVQRDEGYLLRTWHPRTRPPRVEFDPGTRWTGLEILGTGQGSAFHATGTVTFRASYRGGSLHERSRFERVGGAWVYVDGDVAE, encoded by the coding sequence ATGACCAGTCGTACCTGTCCGTGCGGGCTGCCCGAGCCGTACGCGAAGTGCTGTGGGCGCTTCCACCGTGGAGAGGCCGCCGCGCCGACCGCCGAGGCGTTGATGCGGTCGCGGTACAGCGCCTTCGTCCAGCGCGACGAGGGGTATCTGCTGCGGACCTGGCATCCGCGGACACGGCCGCCGCGGGTGGAGTTCGATCCCGGGACGCGGTGGACGGGTCTGGAGATCCTCGGTACGGGTCAGGGGTCGGCCTTCCACGCCACGGGGACGGTGACGTTCCGGGCGTCCTACCGGGGCGGCTCGCTGCACGAGCGGAGCCGCTTCGAACGGGTCGGCGGCGCCTGGGTGTACGTGGACGGCGACGTCGCCGAGTAG
- a CDS encoding Pls/PosA family non-ribosomal peptide synthetase, which produces MAALEQGPDVALFDEEVRAEFGDPARFSASAAASPRTLVDILDASVRAYPDEPALDDGHRSLTYRALSVEVENLRTRLSDAGVGLGDRVGVRVPSGTNDLYIAVLAVLAAGAAYVPVDAEDPDERAELVFGEAGVRAVVGAGHRLTVNGVSEVPAARPGVGHDAWIIFTSGSTGRPKGVAVSHRGAAAFVDAEADLFLTEDPIGPGDRVMAGLSVAFDASCEEMWLAWRYGACLVPVPRSQVRSGADLGPWLVEQEITVVSTVPTLAALWEPESLNEVRLLIFGGEACPPELVQRLVTEGREVWNTYGPTEATVVACASLMTGEEPIRIGLPLNGWELAVVDEAGEPVAMGDSGQLVIGGVGLARYLDAAKDAEKYAPLESLGWQRAYRSGDLVKAEPEGLVFLGRADEQIKLGGRRIELGEVDAALQALPGVAGAAAAVRTARGGNQLLVGYVVTQDGWDRASAVEKLRAALPAALVPLLAPVEDLPTRTSGKVDRAALPWPLEGLETGGTKEQLYGTEAWLAEQWSEVLGIPVRGASDDFFAIGGSSLAAAQLTTRLRTRYPSAAVLDIYQQPVLRKLARHLEKSAQDDGATRVIAPVPLRAKVVQLLVLVPLFTLLGLRWTVALAALGNVLHWFGPYPWAPSTSWWLVGAGALVLFSPPGRLAIAAGGARLLMRGVKPGHHPRGGSVHLRLWTAERLAEFSGATSLTGSWLERYARALGARIGTDVDLHSLPPVTGLLKLGRGAAVESEVDLSGYWLDGDRLEIGPVKVGAHAAVGTRSILFPGARVGKRAEVAPGSAVVGQVPTGQRWAGAPAVKLGKAKRAWPKERPRRGTYWRAMYGATGFALTALPLLGGLAALLVASRFVTPDAGLGAALGGAMVALVPATLAFGLTYALLILVGVRLLSLGLREGTYPTHSRVGWQSWTVTQLMDRSRETLFPLYAGLITPVWLRLLGMKIGRGAEVSTVLALPSLTTVGEGAFLADDTLTAPYELGGGWMRIGRAEIGRRAFLGNSGMTAPGRSVPDGGLVGVLSATPKKAKKGSSYLGLPPVKLPRATQDGDQSRTYEPPARLLWARGLVELCRIVPVFCSAALAVLTVAALGALGAWAWALCGVVLLAAGGAAAVLSIVAKWLLVGRHRAGEHPLWSGFVWRNELADTFVEVVAVPWLAGSVPGTPLMTAWLRGLGARIGKGAWIESYWLPETDLVSLGDASTVNRGCVLQTHLFHDRILRTDNVVLREGATLGPGGIVLPGSTVGARSTLGPASLVMAAESVPDDTRWLGNPIEAWRS; this is translated from the coding sequence ATGGCAGCCCTCGAGCAAGGCCCCGATGTCGCACTGTTCGACGAGGAGGTGCGCGCGGAGTTCGGCGACCCGGCGCGCTTCTCCGCCTCCGCCGCCGCCTCTCCCCGCACCCTGGTCGACATCCTCGACGCCTCCGTCCGGGCGTACCCCGACGAGCCCGCCCTCGACGACGGGCACCGCAGCCTCACCTACCGCGCCCTGTCCGTCGAGGTCGAGAACCTGCGCACGCGGCTGAGCGACGCCGGGGTGGGCCTCGGCGACCGGGTCGGCGTCCGTGTCCCGTCCGGCACCAACGATCTGTACATCGCCGTCCTCGCCGTACTGGCGGCCGGCGCCGCCTATGTGCCCGTGGACGCCGAGGACCCCGACGAGCGGGCCGAACTGGTCTTCGGCGAGGCCGGGGTACGGGCGGTCGTGGGGGCCGGGCACCGGCTGACCGTCAACGGCGTCAGCGAGGTCCCCGCGGCGCGGCCCGGCGTCGGTCACGACGCGTGGATCATCTTCACCTCCGGCTCCACCGGCCGGCCCAAGGGCGTGGCCGTCAGCCACCGCGGCGCCGCCGCCTTCGTCGACGCCGAGGCCGACCTGTTCCTCACCGAGGACCCGATCGGACCCGGTGACCGGGTCATGGCGGGCCTCTCCGTCGCCTTCGACGCCTCCTGCGAGGAGATGTGGCTGGCCTGGCGGTACGGCGCCTGCCTGGTGCCGGTGCCCCGCTCCCAGGTCCGCAGCGGGGCCGATCTGGGGCCCTGGCTGGTCGAGCAGGAGATCACCGTCGTCTCCACCGTGCCCACCCTGGCCGCCCTCTGGGAGCCGGAGTCCCTCAACGAGGTCCGGCTGCTGATCTTCGGCGGCGAGGCCTGCCCGCCCGAGCTGGTCCAGCGTCTGGTGACCGAGGGCCGCGAGGTGTGGAACACCTACGGACCCACCGAGGCCACCGTCGTCGCCTGCGCCTCCCTCATGACCGGCGAGGAGCCCATCCGTATCGGCCTGCCCCTCAACGGCTGGGAGCTCGCCGTCGTCGACGAGGCCGGCGAACCGGTCGCCATGGGTGACAGCGGCCAGCTGGTGATCGGCGGAGTCGGTCTCGCCCGGTACCTCGACGCCGCGAAGGACGCGGAGAAGTACGCGCCGCTGGAGTCGCTCGGCTGGCAGCGGGCCTACCGGAGCGGTGACCTGGTCAAGGCCGAACCCGAGGGACTGGTCTTCCTCGGACGGGCCGACGAGCAGATCAAGCTGGGCGGCCGCCGGATCGAACTGGGCGAGGTGGACGCGGCCCTGCAGGCCCTGCCCGGCGTCGCCGGCGCCGCGGCCGCCGTCCGCACCGCCCGCGGCGGCAACCAGCTCCTCGTCGGCTATGTCGTCACCCAGGACGGCTGGGACCGGGCGAGCGCCGTCGAGAAGCTGCGCGCCGCGCTGCCGGCCGCCCTCGTACCGCTGCTCGCCCCCGTCGAGGACCTGCCGACCCGGACGTCCGGCAAGGTCGACCGCGCCGCGCTGCCCTGGCCGCTGGAGGGCCTGGAGACCGGCGGGACGAAGGAACAGCTCTACGGCACCGAGGCCTGGCTCGCCGAGCAGTGGAGCGAGGTCCTCGGCATCCCCGTGCGCGGCGCCTCCGACGACTTCTTCGCGATCGGCGGCAGCAGTCTCGCCGCCGCCCAGCTCACCACCCGGCTGCGCACCCGCTACCCCAGCGCCGCCGTGCTCGACATCTACCAGCAGCCCGTGCTGCGCAAGCTGGCCCGGCACCTGGAGAAGTCCGCGCAGGACGACGGCGCCACGCGCGTCATCGCGCCCGTACCGCTGCGGGCCAAGGTCGTCCAGCTGCTCGTCCTCGTCCCGCTCTTCACCCTGCTGGGGCTGCGCTGGACGGTGGCGCTGGCCGCGCTCGGCAACGTGCTGCACTGGTTCGGTCCCTACCCCTGGGCGCCGAGCACCTCCTGGTGGCTCGTCGGCGCCGGGGCGCTCGTCCTGTTCAGCCCGCCGGGGCGGCTCGCGATCGCGGCGGGCGGGGCCCGGCTGCTGATGCGCGGCGTCAAGCCCGGCCACCATCCGCGCGGCGGCAGCGTGCACCTGCGGCTGTGGACGGCCGAGCGGCTGGCCGAGTTCAGCGGCGCGACCTCGCTGACCGGTTCCTGGCTGGAGCGGTACGCACGCGCCCTGGGCGCCAGGATCGGCACGGACGTGGATCTGCACTCGCTGCCGCCGGTGACCGGCCTGCTCAAGCTGGGCCGGGGTGCGGCCGTCGAGTCCGAGGTGGACCTGTCGGGTTACTGGCTGGACGGTGACCGTCTGGAGATCGGCCCGGTGAAGGTCGGCGCGCACGCGGCCGTCGGCACCCGCAGCATCCTCTTCCCGGGGGCGCGTGTCGGCAAGCGGGCCGAGGTCGCGCCCGGTTCGGCCGTCGTCGGACAGGTCCCGACCGGGCAGCGCTGGGCCGGGGCGCCCGCCGTGAAGCTCGGCAAGGCGAAGCGCGCCTGGCCCAAGGAGCGCCCGCGCCGGGGCACGTACTGGCGCGCGATGTACGGCGCGACGGGCTTCGCGCTGACCGCGCTGCCGCTGCTCGGCGGGCTGGCCGCGCTCCTCGTGGCGAGCCGGTTCGTCACGCCGGACGCCGGTCTCGGCGCGGCCCTGGGGGGCGCCATGGTCGCGCTGGTGCCGGCCACGCTCGCCTTCGGGCTCACGTACGCGCTGCTGATCCTCGTCGGCGTACGGCTGCTCAGCCTCGGGCTGCGCGAGGGCACGTACCCGACGCACAGCCGGGTCGGCTGGCAGTCCTGGACGGTCACGCAGCTGATGGACCGGTCCCGGGAGACGCTGTTCCCGCTGTACGCCGGACTGATCACACCGGTGTGGCTGCGGCTGCTCGGGATGAAGATCGGACGGGGTGCCGAGGTCTCCACCGTGCTCGCGCTGCCGAGCCTGACCACGGTCGGCGAGGGCGCCTTCCTCGCGGACGACACCCTGACCGCGCCCTACGAGCTCGGCGGCGGCTGGATGCGCATCGGGCGGGCCGAGATCGGGCGCCGCGCGTTCCTCGGCAACTCCGGGATGACCGCGCCGGGCCGCAGCGTGCCGGACGGCGGTCTGGTCGGCGTGCTCTCCGCGACCCCGAAGAAGGCCAAGAAGGGCAGCTCCTACCTGGGCCTGCCGCCGGTGAAGCTGCCGCGCGCCACGCAGGACGGCGACCAGAGCCGTACCTACGAGCCGCCCGCGCGGCTGCTGTGGGCCCGCGGTCTGGTGGAGCTGTGCAGGATCGTGCCGGTGTTCTGCTCGGCCGCGCTGGCCGTGCTCACCGTCGCCGCGCTCGGTGCGCTGGGGGCGTGGGCCTGGGCGCTGTGCGGAGTGGTGCTGCTCGCCGCGGGCGGTGCCGCCGCGGTGCTCTCCATCGTCGCGAAGTGGCTGCTGGTGGGCCGGCACCGGGCCGGCGAGCACCCGCTGTGGAGCGGGTTCGTGTGGCGCAACGAGCTGGCGGACACGTTCGTCGAGGTGGTGGCCGTGCCGTGGCTGGCCGGTTCCGTGCCCGGTACGCCGTTGATGACGGCGTGGCTGCGCGGCCTCGGCGCCCGGATCGGCAAGGGCGCCTGGATCGAGAGTTACTGGCTGCCCGAGACGGATCTCGTCTCCCTGGGGGACGCCTCCACGGTCAACCGCGGCTGTGTGCTGCAGACCCACCTCTTCCACGACCGGATCTTGCGGACGGATAATGTGGTCCTCCGTGAGGGCGCCACCCTGGGCCCGGGCGGAATCGTCCTTCCCGGCAGCACAGTCGGGGCGCGCAGCACACTGGGACCCGCGTCGCTCGTCATGGCGGCGGAATCCGTTCCCGACGACACCCGCTGGCTGGGCAACCCGATCGAGGCATGGCGTTCCTAG
- a CDS encoding chaplin: MRQVTRKGLMTVAAATGVIAATGGYAHADSGASGFSSNSPGVLSGNTVQAPVHVPVNVCGNTVNVVGLLNPAIGNTCVNQGGGASSGGHGGGYGGGHGGGNGGGRGGGAHAGGHAAGSPGVGSGNHVQVPIDVPVNACGNSVNVVGIGNGALGNGCENGSGGHGGGHQTPPSGHPGHPGHPGQPGHPGQPGHPGHPGHPGEPGHPGHPGQPGHPGEPGHPCPPDHPGYPGEPGHPGHPGHPGHPGHPGHPGHPGHPGHPGHPGHPGHPGHPGTPGQPGTPGTPGQPGTPGTPGQPGTPGTPGQPATPGTPGQPGTPSTGYPAHPGTQSVSQPHSAAQLAHTGSELPLGAVIPAGAGALLAGAVLYRRARASA; this comes from the coding sequence ATGCGACAGGTCACCCGCAAGGGCCTGATGACCGTGGCGGCCGCGACCGGCGTGATCGCCGCGACCGGGGGCTACGCGCACGCCGACTCGGGTGCGAGCGGCTTCAGTTCCAACTCGCCCGGCGTGCTGTCGGGCAACACGGTGCAGGCGCCGGTGCACGTGCCGGTCAATGTCTGCGGAAACACCGTGAACGTCGTCGGGTTGCTGAACCCGGCGATCGGCAACACGTGCGTCAACCAGGGCGGCGGTGCGTCCTCCGGCGGTCACGGAGGTGGCTACGGGGGCGGTCACGGAGGTGGCAACGGGGGTGGTCGCGGAGGCGGTGCGCACGCCGGCGGGCACGCCGCCGGCTCCCCGGGCGTCGGCTCGGGCAACCACGTCCAGGTACCGATCGACGTGCCGGTCAACGCCTGCGGCAACAGCGTGAACGTGGTCGGTATCGGCAACGGGGCGCTGGGCAACGGGTGCGAGAACGGTTCGGGCGGGCACGGCGGCGGCCACCAGACACCCCCTTCGGGTCACCCGGGGCACCCCGGCCACCCGGGTCAGCCCGGTCACCCGGGTCAGCCCGGTCACCCCGGCCACCCCGGCCACCCGGGTGAGCCTGGTCACCCGGGTCACCCCGGCCAGCCCGGCCACCCGGGTGAGCCTGGTCACCCTTGTCCCCCCGATCACCCCGGGTACCCGGGTGAGCCCGGTCACCCGGGACACCCCGGTCACCCGGGACACCCCGGTCACCCGGGACACCCCGGTCACCCGGGACACCCCGGTCACCCGGGACACCCCGGTCACCCGGGACACCCCGGTCACCCCGGAACTCCGGGCCAGCCCGGAACCCCCGGTACCCCGGGTCAGCCCGGCACTCCGGGTACCCCGGGTCAGCCCGGCACTCCGGGTACCCCGGGTCAGCCCGCGACTCCCGGTACCCCGGGTCAGCCCGGCACGCCGTCCACCGGGTACCCCGCCCACCCGGGGACGCAGTCCGTCTCGCAGCCGCACAGTGCCGCACAGCTCGCCCACACCGGCAGTGAGCTGCCGCTGGGCGCGGTGATCCCGGCGGGCGCGGGCGCGCTCCTGGCGGGCGCGGTGCTGTACCGCCGGGCGCGCGCGAGCGCGTAA
- a CDS encoding M1 family metallopeptidase — MTVQQTVGSDPYFPANGDPRFRVHRYELALDYRPGPNRLSGTARLNAIAGRGALAEFQLNLADFRIGRIRVDGKAPHYTHRGGKLRVRPAKPIRAGAAFTVEVHWAGNPKPVNSPWGGIGWEELEDGALVASQPVGAPSWFPCNDRPADKASYQISVTTPSAYVVVAGGRLLTRTTKASTTTWVYEQAAPTSSYLVGLSIGKYQTVLLGDPGLGGVPQTGHLPADLLAEFSRDFARQPAMMELFEELFGPYPFGEYAVVVTEEELDVPVEAQGLSLFGANHVDGARGSERLIAHELAHQWFGNSVSIADWRHIWLNEGFAKYAEWLWSERSGGRTTQQLAAVAHRKLSGRPQDLVLGDPGRKLMFDDRLYERGGLTLHAVRCATGDTAFFRMLRGWAALHRGGAVSSAAFVAHVARYAAEPLDDLFGAWLHTAKLPPLPVLTAPLPARPSYPPTNADSV, encoded by the coding sequence GTGACCGTTCAGCAGACAGTGGGATCGGACCCGTACTTCCCGGCCAACGGTGATCCGCGCTTCCGGGTGCATCGGTACGAGCTCGCGCTGGACTACCGCCCCGGCCCGAACCGGCTCTCCGGCACCGCGCGGCTCAACGCGATAGCGGGCCGCGGCGCGCTCGCGGAGTTCCAGCTCAACCTGGCCGACTTCCGGATCGGCCGGATCCGGGTCGACGGCAAGGCGCCGCACTACACGCACCGGGGCGGCAAGCTGCGGGTCCGGCCGGCGAAGCCGATCCGGGCCGGGGCGGCCTTCACCGTGGAGGTGCACTGGGCGGGCAACCCCAAGCCGGTGAACAGCCCCTGGGGCGGGATCGGCTGGGAGGAGCTGGAGGACGGGGCCCTGGTGGCGAGCCAGCCGGTGGGGGCGCCCTCCTGGTTCCCGTGCAACGACCGGCCCGCCGACAAGGCCTCCTACCAGATCTCGGTGACGACGCCCTCGGCGTACGTGGTGGTGGCGGGTGGCAGGCTGCTGACCCGTACGACGAAGGCGTCGACGACCACCTGGGTGTACGAGCAGGCGGCGCCGACCTCCAGCTATCTGGTCGGGCTGTCGATCGGGAAGTACCAGACGGTACTGCTGGGCGACCCCGGGCTCGGTGGTGTGCCGCAGACCGGGCATCTGCCGGCGGACCTGCTGGCCGAGTTCTCCCGCGACTTCGCGCGGCAGCCCGCGATGATGGAGCTGTTCGAGGAGCTCTTCGGGCCGTATCCGTTCGGCGAGTACGCCGTGGTGGTGACCGAGGAGGAGCTCGACGTCCCGGTGGAGGCGCAGGGACTGTCGTTGTTCGGCGCGAACCATGTGGACGGGGCGCGCGGTTCGGAGCGGCTGATCGCGCACGAGCTGGCGCACCAGTGGTTCGGCAACAGCGTCTCCATCGCGGACTGGCGGCACATCTGGCTGAACGAGGGCTTCGCGAAGTACGCGGAGTGGCTGTGGTCGGAGCGCTCGGGCGGCCGTACGACGCAGCAACTGGCCGCGGTGGCGCACCGGAAGCTGTCGGGGCGGCCGCAGGACCTGGTGCTGGGCGACCCGGGTCGCAAGCTGATGTTCGACGACCGGCTCTACGAGCGCGGGGGGCTCACGCTGCACGCGGTGCGCTGCGCGACGGGCGACACGGCCTTCTTCCGCATGCTGCGCGGGTGGGCGGCCCTGCACCGGGGTGGCGCCGTCAGCTCGGCGGCGTTCGTCGCGCATGTCGCCCGGTACGCGGCGGAGCCGCTGGACGACCTCTTCGGGGCGTGGCTGCACACGGCGAAGCTGCCGCCCCTGCCGGTCCTGACGGCACCGCTTCCGGCGCGGCCCTCGTACCCGCCGACGAACGCCGACTCGGTCTAG
- a CDS encoding DUF5703 family protein, translating into MPEYEFVDVYVARGVSRKDATRLLTDHAEYGHWELDRLSLHRDGSRRVRLRRRIIRQVRATW; encoded by the coding sequence ATGCCGGAATACGAATTTGTCGACGTGTACGTGGCGCGCGGGGTTTCCCGCAAGGACGCCACACGCCTGCTGACGGACCATGCGGAGTACGGACACTGGGAGTTGGACCGCCTCAGCCTGCATCGCGACGGCAGCCGCAGGGTGCGGCTGCGCCGGCGGATCATCCGCCAGGTGCGCGCGACGTGGTGA